The sequence ACGCCTACCGGGAGCAGAACCGGCGGTCGGTGGCCCAGCTCCTGAAGGACACCGCCCCGCGCCACATCGCGGCCCGCGGCTGGACCATGCCGGACGGCACGACCTCCCGGGTCTACCTGGTGCGGTTCAACTCGACGGCGTTCGCGAGCCGCATGGTCGACGACCTGAACGTGGGGTCGTCGGCCGGTACGCCCCTGGCCCGTACGGACACCACCGACCTCGACCCCACCTGGGGCTCGGCCAACGACATCGAGAACCTGTCCTCGTTCGTCTTCACCGAGCAGGCGCCCTTCGGGGCCGAGCACGTCCGGCAGGCGTACACCCTGGCGGGGGACACCCTGGCCCTCGTCGTGCACGAGCGTCCCGGAAAGCGCGAGACGGCCCGCATCCCGTTCCAGCAGACGCTGATCCTGCAGAACCAGCTGCTCGCCTGAGCCGCGCGGGCGCGGCCCGCGACCGGCACCTGAACGAGAGGACCGGGCCCCCACCCATTAGGCTGGGGGCCCGGCCGCGTGGCCGCCGCCAACCGCTCGTCACGAGGAGCCCCCTGTGCTTGAGGCATTCTTCACCGCCCTGCTGGTCCTGGTCTGCGTGGGCGTCACCGCCTTCGCCGCGATCACCGTGAAGAAGCTGTACCAGGGCCAGCGCTGACCCTCGTCGCGCAACGGACTCCCCGCCCACCCCGCACCCTCACAGATCGTCTGAGCCGCTCATGATCGAGATTCCGTCCGACCTCCACCCGGACCTCGTCCCGCTGGCCTTCCTCCTCGGCAACTGGGCGGGCGCGGGCGTGTCCGACTTCCCCGGCGCGGAGAAGTGCAACTTCGGCCAGGAGGTCACCTTCAGCCACGACGGCCGGGACTTCCTGGAGTACGTCTCCCACTCCTGGGTCCTGGACGCGGAGGGCAGGAAGGTTAGGCCGCTGGAGACCGAGAGCGGCTACTGGCGCATCGACAAGGACCGCAAGGTCGAGGTCGTCATGTCCCGCGACCAGGGCGTCATCGAGATCTGGTACGGCGAGCTGGCCGACCAGAAGCCGCAGATCGACCTGGTCACCGACGCGGTCGCCCGCACCGCGGCCTCCGGCCCGTACAGCGGTGGCAAGCGGCTCTACGGGTACGTCAACAGCGACCTGATGTGGGTCGGCGAGAAGGCCACCCCCGAGGTCGAGCTGCGCCCCTACATGTCGGCGCACCTGAAGAAGGTCGTCACCCCCGAGGAGGTCGCCGAGATGGCGCGGAACCTCGACGACATGCCGGACGACGGCATCGCCTTCTTCAAGTAGGTCCGACAAGCGCCCGCAGGCCGGACCCG is a genomic window of Streptomyces sp. YPW6 containing:
- a CDS encoding FABP family protein gives rise to the protein MIEIPSDLHPDLVPLAFLLGNWAGAGVSDFPGAEKCNFGQEVTFSHDGRDFLEYVSHSWVLDAEGRKVRPLETESGYWRIDKDRKVEVVMSRDQGVIEIWYGELADQKPQIDLVTDAVARTAASGPYSGGKRLYGYVNSDLMWVGEKATPEVELRPYMSAHLKKVVTPEEVAEMARNLDDMPDDGIAFFK